The Salvelinus fontinalis isolate EN_2023a chromosome 34, ASM2944872v1, whole genome shotgun sequence region AGCCACCAAGCAATACCACACCAAACTTACCACAAAACAGTTTGTCAAATGGGAGGAACTGCATATTTTAGCATGGTGTTCAGCAACCATTTATTTAGGCTTGGAGGAGGAATGTTGGGAGAGTTCATTCAGGATCCTGGGGGTGGCTGCTGGAGAGCTCCCCCCATTATCGGACCGTGGAAGGAGTCTGGAACGCATTTGGCATACTCTACGAGCTGGTACGACTCCCTGATGTCTGAGAGGCCGAACCAAAAGACAATCCAGCTGCCGTTGACAAAGCTTCCGTCGCAATGCTTGAAGTACCTGAGGATAGGTGGAGAAAAAggaaaaataaatttaaaaaaaagagaCAACCCTGTACACAGCAGTGAGTCTTGGTGTTGGTTCAGGCAGGGACAACTAGTACCCAAAACATCTACATTAGAAAGACAGAGCTTGACTTATTTTTAATTCATAGTAAAACAAAAAAACTTTACATAAATTGCCCCGCAGAATTGGAGAGAATCTTCTAGATACTCTCAACTTGACTCTGATACTTCAGCCATTATGTCAGACCAAAACAGCCATAAGTCATGTTTGTGTCCATTGTCATGTTCTTCTCACCAGGGGTTGATGCGGTTGGTGGCGCGGGACCTCCAGAAGAGCTTGCCCAGGTCCTGCCTGATGCACTCCCACAGGATCTGGCTGGTGCCCTCACCCTGCTTGCTGCTGCTCACCACAAACTTGTCCAGATAGGGCGTATCACTGCTCAGAGGCTCCCTGGTGATGATGGCTGCTGCACTGTACCTGCAGGTGATAGAACATTCCATGTTCCATGTTGTGGTTTCTTTGAGACACAGGCTAGGTTCCCGTTCTTTTACCTACCCTTCTCCAGTAGCGTGAACTCGTTCACTCCTCCTCACGCATTGAAAATCAATGAGTTGGTGTAAGCATGGCTGGAGGGAGTTTCCTTCCACCACCATATTCCTCACAAAAAATGTTTTGTTAATCTATGAGAGCGGATTGTACAAGTTTTCACATCTGGAGAAGGGTAGAGAAATCGGAATGTTGCCACAGATCAGGAAAAGACATAAAGGAAAAAAGGATGCCACACaggaagatgtgtgtgtgtgtgtgtggggctacCCTTCAGAGAGGTAGATGGAGTGGAGGCGTCCTTTGAGTGACTCAATGTAATCCTCCCTCAGGTTCTTTTCGAAAGACTTGTTTATCAGGGCCAGTAGGCGGTCTAGGTCTATGTCATCCAGAGTGCTGTACCTAGCCAaacaaaaggagagagagatggtagttGCACACAGTAGTTGTAGTTGTGATTAACTTTGCATCACTTTTGACACCTGACAAGCTCAACTATCTGTGACAAGATCCTtgggattttatttatttatttatttcacctttatttaaccaggtaggcaaattgagaacacgttctcatttacaattgcgacctggccaagataaagcaaagcagttcgacacatacaacaacacatagttacacatggagtaaaacaaacatacagtcaataatacagtgaaaaataagtctatatacaatatgagcaagtgagtgACAGGCACACCTGACAAACCCGTCTCAAAGTCAGAATTAATTCAAGACAATTGGCTGACTGGAAAAAGTCACTTTTCCCCATGCCTAATTGCACACATGCAGGGCACAAAAGACTCAAGTCAGAATTGATCTAATCAAACACTATAAATCTGTAGTTGATCTTTTTCTTCCTGCGCAAGTCTTAACTTGCTAATTCTACATTTAGTTAAGGAGTTGTGGTTGTTGGAGCAGTATTTGTTCCAATGTCCTTGTTTCACATCTGATAGCACAACGGCCATCTGCACGGGCTCGTCATGAGGGAGTACTTTGTGCACAGCTTGTGTGCGATTAGAAGTGTTAAATACCACCTGTGATGTGTGAACAGACACTTGTCTCCCTAGACTTGTTGTTCCAGAGCTATCACTGTGACAGGTGAAATTGTTATGGTGCCGATACGAAAGGCTTAATGAGGAAACTAAGCGATATAACGTCAGAAATAAATGGCATGAGCAAGTAGCCTAACTGTTCCTAAATTTCACACACAAATCTTGCACTGACGTCAATGGAAGATTTTTTTTCTCGTAATAGTCAGGTTAAACATGCATGACTCAAGTTAGGACGCTCCGCTCAGTGAACAACACATCCAAGTTGAAAGCAAAATTGCAAGCTAACAGAAGAGTATGAtagagaacttacatatttaGCTGGTTTATTTGATATTAATGGTTAACAATTAATGGTTAACAAATAGTAACACTTTCCTGTTAGTGTCTTGTCTTTTCATAGGCTCCACTAGTTCCCTGCAGCTAATCTGGACGTATGGTCACTAGAGACGGCTTGAGCTGACAAATGAGTTAAAGACCGCATTACATAGACAAGATGTGGTGGGTGTAACAGAGATAGCCAGGAGGAGTTTAGAACAATTCCTCGTTGTCTCTAAATCATCCTTGCACCTGGGAAATAAGCCAGGGAGGGATTAAGACAACAACACAAGTGCAGATAACAACTGGATGAACCCAGAGTGGCTTATGATGCTCCTTGGTCTGCATGAGAGGGGATTGAACCAACCATGGCTGAGCATTGTTAGTGTCAGCTATATATAGTACTCTGCATTTGTGTAAAGGTTAGGTTACCCGGTCAACCAGCCTCATTGCAATAATTATATCGATATTAAATAGACGATTGTTCGAAGAAATGACCAAATCTCTCAGTACTGAAGTTCCACAACAAGAGACTGAAATACTCACTTGTGAATGGGGTCTCCATTCTTGAACAGAGTACCAGAACCTATGAAAACAGAAGGGGTGAAAATGAACAATTGTGTACACAAAGCATGTCAAATCAGGAAGCACACATATCACAATACAATGTTGAGGGCAAGGTGAACTAGCTTGAAAAATGAAATACCCAAGGACTGTTGAGTCTGTCATTTCCTTGTGTCAGTACTTTGAGTGTACAGAATGGGATAAATCTGACCAGTTAGGTCAGTGAAGGATTAATTACCTATCGTGTAGACTTTGCATGCAGTGACTCACATTACATATCGGTGCTGTATGATAAAGAAATGGAGCCACCCAGATCAATGAGTGCATCTTTAAAACCTCTGCTCTGCTAAGGTCACTTCTCAAAATACACATCCTAGGACCTTAACATGACCCTTGGTTGGATTTCAGGTGTCACAGATACACATAGATGCCGTGCACAACATGAGCCACATGCATGGACATgagggggaggacggctcataataatggccggaacggagcgaatggaattaAACTATGCATTTGATactacagtgatccctcgccacttcgcggttcacttatcgcggattcgctatttcgcggattttcataatgcatttttttttttttttggtgcattgtgctctgcattctgattcgctaaaaactcactcccgcttcttgtatcaaaacatgctacgaattgtgctatcattttgtcgtctcgtgcagttatgtgtacgtacataaaacagcttggcaaatttacattaagttggccaaattatcttgtaatttcgaacatctcctaaacccataatggccactgaacttaagcgagtagctgaggaatgggaccctttgatgagccgttcattacagttctccaacgtaatcgatggtggcatgtcggtgtacaaggatctttttgcaaagaagaaaaaagagcgacaacagctgcctatcactatgttcttctcccgaacaaacacacctgcaccgcgggcttcagaagaagagaacactgcagagcgcagtcaggatgcagcggcccagtctgaagagcagtgaaacggcctacacgtgagtcactgtatttgtatacatgtaatagttgctaattgtaaaaaaaaaaaaaaagttttctatttcgcggatttcacttatcgcgggtcattttcggaacgtaacccccgcgataaacgagggattactgtattcatctcattctgctccagccattaccgcgtttccgtcctccccaattaaggtgccaccaacctcctgtggtccaCTACACCTCGAGGGCCAGAGTGTCTGCTGGGGTCTGTTCTTTACTTCAATTCAGCGAGTGATTAAGAACTGGGACACCGGGAGCCGTATGAAGTGTTTTGGAGCATAATTAATACGATTATATCGACAggaaggacctgatcctagatcagcacttacACTCTGAGATGTTTGATACATAAAAAGGTCCTGGGAGATAAAAGGGAAGcagcagaaagggagagagcagaaACTGACTCCAGAGGACTGAAGTTGCAGAACGCCTATGCCTGCCTTAAGGGGCCCCAAACTCTGCTCAGCAACATGAGAGGTGAGCCCCACGTGCCATCAACAGCAGCGACAGGTGCAGTGTGAGTGAGAGCATCGGTTAGTCAGTGGTGGGGTAACACACATACAGGTCTCCCTCACCCTTGTGGCTGAACAGCTCTGTGAGCAGTGTGCTGGCAGAGGTGATAACTGCAGAGGACTCGCAGGGAAGCTGGTTCAGGAGCTGGGCGATGGTGCCCACCCTCCGACGCTCGGCCAAGCTCAGCCACGGCGCCCCTGACAGGCTGGGAAGATCACCGGGCAGAGACACTAAATCCAGCACCTGATATGTGGACAGGAGAGTGGGACAGAAACACATCAAGGTGAACAACCTTGATAAGGAAGTAAATGAATAACAAATAATACTtgatatacaggtaactgacaatataaagggaacacttgagtaaatgaaggTTCTGGTGGCTCGGTTAAGGAGTGGGGtgcattttcctggcatggtttagGTCCACTCATCCCCTTAAAGGGAAAGGTAAACACCAATAAATACACAGCCAGCCCTTCTGAGTGATCACCTTCAGCCTATGGTGAAGCACTTCTATCCAGATGGGAGTGGCCTCTtccaggatgacaatgcccccatccacagagcacatgtggtcactgaatggtttgatgagcatgaaaacgatatGCCTTGGCCGTCTCAGTCagcagatctcaacccaattgaacacttatgggagattctggagcagcacctgagacagtgttttccaccaccatcaacaaaacaccaaattatggattTCTCAtgtatccctccaatagagttccagacacttgtacaatctatgccaaggcgcattgaagatGTTCTGGTGTTCGTGATGGCCCAATGTCttattaagacactatgttggtgttaccttttattttggcagttccCTGTAGTCCTATACTGGAGAGCAGGCAGGTGTTAGGCCTCTTCTTTGATTGGGAGTAAATAGCCTCCTGCTTCTAATGTATAGGAAATGTACGGACTTATCTGCTGTGAAAAGTCTGATGGGCCTACCTTCAAAGAGCAAAGAAGACAGCGACAAGCTCCTTAACTACATAATGTAGGTCAAATACTCGGAATGCACGTGCACTGAGAAAATACTTAACCTCTAGCAATCTGCCACCCAAATAACCCCACCTTGTGACTCTGATTGCGGAGGCCTCCCCAGCTGTTGAGGAACATGACTTTGAGTGGCTGCAGGACTTTGGAGATGGCGGCCGTGACATCCACCGAGTCCAGGGCCACCGAGCGGCCCGTGGTGTCCCGCCCCACAGGGCACACTAGGGGGATGGCCCCGCAGTTCAGGCTCCACTGGAGTAGGCCTTTGTCCACTGCAATGGAAGACCCTGCACTGACAACACATAGGGCTGTTATTCCTCTTAAAAAGAACTCAAAACAAACTAGTAATATCGTAATGCAAAGGAGGATAGGGTAAGTGTGGTAGGGGAAACCTGCTTCCTTGGGGGGGATCCTGCACCAGCAGCAAGGCCTCTGCACTGAAGAAAGGTATGACACTGGCTGAGTGGTGCTGTAGGACCTCTGTTAGGGTCTGGCACCGCTGAACGATATCAGCCCTGGAGTTGTAAGTAAACCCGTCTGGGGCATCGTCATTCTCAGGCCGTGACAGTCCCATCACCACCACTGGCTTCATGTCCATTCGCTGCAGGAACGAGAGCCCAAACGCCAGACTCTGCAGCATCTCTCGGCTCTCGAATACAGATTTGTCCACCTGACATGAAGATAGATTTCAAATGACAGTGAACAAGTGCTAAATATCAATAATTTATCAAAACTTATAAGGGGCCAACCATGACGAGTTTCTTCTTCTTTCGGATTGGCTGATCGCATCCAACTTTTAAGCGcatacaccgccacctactgtattgGTGTGTGAGGCCTGTCACAGcccatctacattacattattgATACAGTAATAATAAAATATGGGAAAAGGTCAATCTTTGCAatcccaagtacttctctgccgCCTCAATCTTTATTTTCTGTGAATCCCAATCCATTTCTGCAGTACAATTGACAATCGTGGCTATGAATGCTAAGAAACCCACCTTACTGAAACACATTATTCCCATTCCTCTCTATTGGTCTCTGCCTACTCACAagaatcctctcaggatccctcaccctgtaaccatcttcctctactacttCTGCATACCACACTTTCTGTACTACTATGACCATGGCAACCTCAACGGACACCTCCGATCTCCAACCCCATGGGCACCCCCACAACTAACCAGTTTCTCCAACGATACTTTACAttcctcctgcacacttctcacatcaaggaatctccctcctacacactgctgcaacacGCCCATAAATTTGACACCTAAAACACTGTAGTATTTTCAGAACAGAACCTCTCACGGGATACCTTACACTTCCTAACTTGACCTTATCTGGCAAAGACTGCATCAAAACTCAGCAAGACTGAGTCTTCTCTGTTTCCCCACGCTCTCCTCTGGATCTGCGTCGCACCTGGCATCGCAGACAACAGGAATCTTCCATTTCAACTGATCCCCCTTAACACTTAATGCCTCCCCGTTATCACTCCTTTCAACGGCACCCTGCTCTGGAGAGCAAAGCAAGTCACATTTCTTGTCCCTAATCGCGTGATCCGGAGCACCCGCTCCCTGAAGAAACACAAATCACCACTAGTCCACTCAGTTAATCTCAGCAACTCAACAGTCCCCAACCTCTTCCCCACCCAACCCGACACCACATATGGATCAGCCAAAATGCAATGATCCATTCTCTCCACAAATCTCACTCCCACTGGGCCAGAATCATCCTTTTCGTCCTCGGGATAACGCACAAACTCTGCAGTCCTCACTGCAGGTACTATATCCATACTCTCGTCAGGTTCCATCTCTGACCTACTAGAGCACGTATCCCTCTTTTTGCACTTGACACCAACCTCCCTCACCACACTGCTTCCCTCTACACTCAGCTCCTTCTCGGTGGTCATCACTGCACCTGCCACCACAATTAATTCACCCTCACTCCCTTCATGTTCACTTTCCTTCTCTAGCAAAACTTGTGCGATCCTCAATTCTATATTCCCTCAAAACAATCCAATTTCCTCCTGATCCGCTATCTTCTCCTTTACCAGATCTTCCAGAAGGCTTGTGCAATCCCCCCACTCCATATTTACCCAGAATATGCTCCACTTTCTTCATTTGTGCCATCTTCCCATGGAAGGATTACCAAGCGTTTGCTTGTCTTTtattaaatatttataataataataataataataataataataataaggctCTCGAACTGCCCCACAACCTTCCATGATGAGAGCTACTGGGCGTGTAGCAGGGCCGGACTGCTCATTAGGCAGGATAAGGCAGCAGATTAACTATGGCGGCATTTTCTGAGCCTAACTGACCAAGACGCACCTCCAACAACACATAAAACATTACataattctgcccaaaaacaatgAAAATTTCTCTCAAGTGGCATATGGGCTTTTTAAGTGAGCGCTGTGATAAGCAGTGCCTactttgtcaaaggcagggaCGCAAAATATTTATCTTGTCCATTCCCAGTGCacctctccagggtgctgttggagagacgcATTACTGCGTCGCACCACCAACATTGTGTCCCTAAAAATGATCTAACACAAATCATGTAACAGATATAGCCTGTGGTAGAAAGAgtatgtggccttttctgtagcctacaggctggagataaaaAAATGTATGGCAATGTAATGAGATGGAAactttttacatcatgcaggTTTCTCCGATCAAATAGCCCAACCTAAATGGTACCCACTCAAAAAATAAAATGCTCTGACATGTTAaacatatcctaaaaacaggacaggtcaaagtaaaatggacacTATGGAATCAACAATCAAATggttttataaagccctttttacatctgcagatgtcacaaagtgctatacagaaacccagcctaaaacctcaaacagcaagcaatgcagatgtagaagtatggtggctaggaaaaactcccagcTACTCACAACTGCTATCCAGGAGTTGCATCCAGTGGGCTaaattgtcatgatcagtggCTTCAAGTTTCTAGCCTTACATTTTTTACGAGCTGATCATAGTGAAAAATAAAATTATTCTGCATTTCCcgctgtgtaaacacattgcaaataggctcaGAATAACTCctcctgataaagttgggtagctgatataaattacatattttaaactttcattcagaaccgaaAATGAACCCGATTTCAACATCTGGAAAACACATTTTAGACATCATTTTGATTATTGGGACTATTCTAGTAGAGGCATTTTGATTATTATTGGCAGAATGTCCAGTACCCGCTCTGATGCGCAGTCTTATTCCAGATATACTCTAAAACTGAATCAGTAATCAAGGTCCTGATGTGTGGCTGATTAGAATAAGGTGTTCAAGCAGGGCTAGAACAAAAGCCTGCAGACAGCACACCCCCAGCACTTCAGGAGGAGGGTTGGCCACGCCTGCTCTAAAAGTGGCTGACTGGTGAACCTATCCTGTTCTTGATCTACAGTCACCTCACAATGTCAAGAATTAGATGCAAGCGATACACTCCTCCTGCCCATAAAGCTATGCAGCTCCAGCGATTTTTGTTAGCGACTATTGTTTCTACGGGCTGTGTGTAACACATGAGCATTGCGCAGACCGTAAAACAAAAGTGTTGATATTTGCCTATGAGCCACACGCTACTAGTAACAGTTAGCTATAGCATAATTAGAATACGCAATTGGATAGGTTATCATGAGCTATTTAGCAAAGCTTGTTGGACTGATACCAGGCAGTAGCTAGCTATAAAGATTCTGACAACTGTACACAGCAATGATTAGTTCGCTTCAATCACTTGGTAACGAACGAGTTATTCGGTTTGACAGTTCATTTCATTCATTGTTCCCCTATAATTTTTTTGCAAGTTACGCTGTCATTAGCCTAGCTTGTTAGCCACTTACCTCGAGCACTGCAAACGCTGGCGCTTGTGCCAAACTGGCTCTCTGAAATTGGGTCAACCAGTACCGAGCTTCTCGAGGGTCTCCACCAATTTCATTGAGAAACGCTTTCACATCCCGATAAATTAATGTGCGGTTTGACAGAACGTGGCGGTCAGAGGCTGAGAAAGAGTTAGGGAACTCTTGCTGGGCCAACGCCGGGGTTTTGCCTCCCTGGCCGGCCGCCTTTGAACTCGCCAAGCGTCGCTGAAGTTTTAACATTCGCTGGTGACATGTGCTCG contains the following coding sequences:
- the nags gene encoding N-acetylglutamate synthase, mitochondrial yields the protein MAKVNSGTSSCRVMVMAGKYLTNPSPGLVPSTCHQRMLKLQRRLASSKAAGQGGKTPALAQQEFPNSFSASDRHVLSNRTLIYRDVKAFLNEIGGDPREARYWLTQFQRASLAQAPAFAVLEVDKSVFESREMLQSLAFGLSFLQRMDMKPVVVMGLSRPENDDAPDGFTYNSRADIVQRCQTLTEVLQHHSASVIPFFSAEALLLVQDPPQGSSAGSSIAVDKGLLQWSLNCGAIPLVCPVGRDTTGRSVALDSVDVTAAISKVLQPLKVMFLNSWGGLRNQSHKVLDLVSLPGDLPSLSGAPWLSLAERRRVGTIAQLLNQLPCESSAVITSASTLLTELFSHKGSGTLFKNGDPIHKYSTLDDIDLDRLLALINKSFEKNLREDYIESLKGRLHSIYLSEGYSAAAIITREPLSSDTPYLDKFVVSSSKQGEGTSQILWECIRQDLGKLFWRSRATNRINPWYFKHCDGSFVNGSWIVFWFGLSDIRESYQLVEYAKCVPDSFHGPIMGGALQQPPPGS